A genomic segment from Syntrophotalea acetylenivorans encodes:
- a CDS encoding PocR ligand-binding domain-containing protein, whose protein sequence is MINLLELIDQSTLDKIMTAYTKATGLGGGIYDPKGNILAGPYNFSDFCLNFCRGSSKGRKKCMASARFGAHEAMRPDANAIYACLNAGLVECAAPIIVEGQLIAVIICGQVRTEDYEIDRDLAVHHAMDIGIRDISGYLEALYRIPRIGYGQLKDYATLLKIIAHTTGTLATNNRRLKNLSRKRLFQLYNSVSDYIIATDVDGNIEMQNKALLTALGQPDADLTGKSLPSLFLDDSSIVQELDKLRRDREVHDRLSVGLLLSDKKLAQVDASLSRIENEQGELQGYVAVMRDMSEEKNMEKMKNDLFGMLTHDMINPILAVKSAIKLLLDGQVGDLTSDQQDILQMAASTNHDLLGMVSDFLDVYRQSYGMLTLRRSRFDIHLALQEVINQSYYFCQDRKLNIVYRSDVQEEQIFFGDRLRLMRVFANLLDNAIKFSPEEGSIIIETKQLMATDERAVVFPPLQEGVSYIEMSFHNCGDRPPREELDLLFDRFFTSSHKKPGEKKGLGLGLHFCKLVVENHGGHILAETTEDGLRISLALPVTDENSQRGH, encoded by the coding sequence ATGATCAATCTACTTGAACTCATCGACCAGTCCACCCTGGACAAGATCATGACTGCCTATACCAAGGCCACCGGCCTGGGCGGCGGCATCTACGATCCAAAGGGCAACATCCTTGCCGGGCCCTACAATTTTTCCGACTTTTGTCTTAACTTCTGTCGCGGCAGTTCCAAAGGACGAAAAAAGTGTATGGCCAGTGCCCGGTTCGGTGCCCACGAAGCCATGCGTCCGGATGCCAATGCCATTTACGCCTGCCTCAACGCCGGGCTGGTGGAGTGCGCCGCGCCCATTATCGTCGAAGGTCAGTTGATCGCGGTCATCATTTGTGGCCAGGTACGGACTGAAGACTACGAAATCGACCGGGATCTGGCCGTACACCACGCCATGGACATCGGTATCCGGGATATTTCCGGATACCTGGAGGCATTGTACCGCATTCCCAGGATCGGCTACGGGCAACTAAAGGACTATGCCACCTTACTGAAGATCATCGCTCATACCACCGGCACTCTGGCAACCAACAACAGGCGCCTGAAAAACCTTTCGCGCAAACGGTTATTCCAACTCTACAACAGCGTTTCCGACTACATCATAGCGACTGACGTCGACGGCAACATCGAGATGCAGAACAAGGCCCTGCTTACCGCCTTGGGACAGCCCGACGCTGATCTTACCGGGAAGTCTCTACCCTCGCTGTTTCTCGATGACTCCAGCATCGTACAGGAGTTGGACAAGCTACGTCGCGACCGGGAAGTTCACGACCGGCTGAGCGTAGGCCTGCTGCTGTCGGACAAGAAGTTGGCCCAGGTCGATGCCTCGCTTTCCCGCATAGAAAATGAGCAGGGCGAACTGCAGGGCTATGTGGCGGTTATGCGCGATATGTCCGAAGAGAAAAACATGGAAAAAATGAAAAACGACCTCTTCGGCATGCTCACCCACGACATGATCAATCCCATTCTGGCGGTGAAATCGGCCATCAAGCTGCTGCTCGACGGCCAGGTGGGCGACCTGACCTCGGACCAGCAGGATATCCTGCAAATGGCGGCCAGCACCAACCATGACCTGCTGGGTATGGTCTCGGACTTTCTGGATGTCTATCGACAAAGTTACGGCATGCTGACGCTGCGCCGCTCCCGGTTCGATATTCACCTGGCGCTGCAGGAAGTCATCAACCAGTCCTACTATTTCTGTCAGGACCGAAAACTCAACATCGTCTATCGATCGGATGTACAGGAGGAACAGATATTTTTTGGTGACCGCCTCCGCCTGATGCGTGTGTTCGCCAACCTGCTGGACAACGCTATCAAGTTCAGCCCTGAAGAAGGATCGATCATCATTGAAACCAAACAGTTGATGGCGACCGACGAAAGAGCCGTTGTTTTCCCTCCACTGCAGGAGGGGGTTTCTTACATCGAAATGTCCTTTCACAATTGCGGTGACCGTCCGCCTCGGGAGGAACTAGACCTGCTGTTCGACAGGTTTTTTACCAGCAGCCACAAAAAACCCGGCGAAAAAAAGGGGCTGGGACTGGGCCTGCATTTTTGTAAACTAGTGGTCGAGAACCACGGGGGACACATCTTGGCGGAAACAACAGAGGATGGGCTTCGCATCAGTCTGGCACTGCCCGTGACGGACGAAAATAGCCAGCGCGGACACTAA
- a CDS encoding response regulator transcription factor, giving the protein MQHDKPFKVFLADDHPLLRTGLRMSLSQHADIDFIGEANDGFKAVEKIKTNPPDVALIDVDMPGLSGMAAIRLLRKQYPDMKLLIFSSYSDRHYIEEAMQAGANGYILKSIDISELVEVIRAFARNEQPMSPYLMDLAIEWENTSASENADKLVTKREKQILECLARGQGNKEISDSLYISTETVKTHIKNIFKKLEAKSRLEAVIAAKEKHIID; this is encoded by the coding sequence ATGCAGCACGACAAACCGTTTAAAGTCTTTCTAGCCGACGATCATCCCCTGTTGCGCACTGGGTTGCGCATGAGTCTCAGCCAGCATGCCGACATCGACTTTATCGGCGAAGCCAACGACGGCTTCAAAGCCGTGGAAAAGATCAAAACAAACCCACCGGATGTCGCCCTGATCGATGTCGACATGCCGGGCCTTTCAGGGATGGCCGCCATCCGCCTCCTGCGCAAGCAATACCCCGACATGAAACTGCTCATCTTCTCCTCCTACAGTGACCGGCATTACATCGAAGAAGCCATGCAGGCTGGCGCCAACGGCTATATCCTCAAGAGCATAGACATCAGCGAACTGGTCGAGGTCATCCGCGCTTTTGCCCGCAATGAGCAACCCATGTCGCCCTACCTCATGGACCTGGCCATCGAATGGGAGAATACTTCCGCTAGTGAAAACGCGGATAAATTGGTCACCAAACGGGAAAAACAGATTCTCGAATGCCTTGCCCGCGGGCAAGGCAACAAAGAAATCAGCGATTCCCTCTACATCAGCACCGAAACAGTCAAAACGCACATCAAGAACATCTTCAAAAAGCTGGAGGCAAAAAGCCGCCTGGAAGCGGTCATCGCCGCCAAGGAAAAACACATCATAGACTGA
- the cobA gene encoding uroporphyrinogen-III C-methyltransferase, whose product MHLPIHLSIRGRLCLLVGNGLLVQSLTPRLSNQGAQLRCVDLRQQPYRQKDLENVFLVIADADDPAINSQVTREARDAGILVMRGDLPTDGDFTLPGLQSAATAFSEPATLSPAKSPQGDSPPGKVSLIGAGPGDPGLLTVKGAACLQAADVVLFDAIANPLLVTRYAPNAEKIDVGKRKGNYKYSQEDITRLMLDLARQGRKVARLKGGDPTIFGRGGEEARALFAAGIPFEIVPGVSCVAAAPAYAGIPITDREYGSSFGVYTIHKKNGAGLSGEQWQRMAGGPDTLILLMGKSMLATVAEKLVCQGRPATTPVALITDGTTCRQKCFIGTLASIVEKVEQEADGNEGPGIIVIGEVVSAVPKMQWFHPNLQEELAGATEQESAFALLSRLMEGIAA is encoded by the coding sequence ATGCACCTGCCGATTCATCTATCCATCCGGGGGCGGCTTTGTCTGCTGGTCGGCAACGGTCTCCTCGTTCAATCACTTACTCCCCGGCTGAGCAACCAGGGTGCGCAACTGCGATGCGTAGACTTACGGCAGCAACCCTACCGACAGAAAGATCTTGAAAACGTCTTTTTAGTCATTGCCGATGCCGACGATCCTGCCATCAATAGCCAGGTCACCAGGGAGGCCCGCGATGCCGGCATTCTCGTGATGCGCGGCGACCTGCCCACTGATGGAGACTTCACCCTTCCCGGCTTGCAATCCGCCGCCACGGCATTTTCGGAACCCGCTACCCTCTCCCCGGCCAAATCCCCTCAGGGAGATTCCCCCCCGGGAAAAGTATCCTTGATCGGGGCCGGACCGGGTGATCCGGGCCTGCTCACCGTCAAGGGAGCGGCCTGCTTGCAAGCTGCCGATGTGGTGTTGTTCGACGCCATTGCTAATCCTTTACTGGTGACGCGATACGCCCCGAACGCCGAAAAGATCGATGTCGGCAAACGCAAGGGCAACTACAAATACAGTCAGGAAGACATTACCAGGCTGATGCTCGACCTGGCCCGCCAGGGCCGCAAGGTCGCCCGCCTCAAAGGAGGCGATCCGACAATTTTCGGCCGTGGCGGTGAAGAGGCCCGTGCCTTGTTCGCCGCCGGCATTCCCTTCGAAATCGTACCCGGCGTCAGTTGCGTGGCCGCAGCCCCGGCCTACGCCGGAATCCCCATCACTGACCGCGAATACGGTTCATCCTTCGGGGTTTACACCATCCACAAAAAAAACGGCGCCGGCCTGAGCGGTGAACAGTGGCAGCGCATGGCCGGAGGGCCCGATACCCTGATCCTGCTTATGGGCAAGAGCATGCTCGCCACGGTGGCCGAAAAACTGGTATGCCAGGGTCGGCCGGCCACCACCCCGGTGGCCCTTATCACCGATGGTACCACCTGCCGACAAAAATGTTTTATCGGCACCTTGGCCAGTATCGTTGAAAAAGTGGAACAGGAGGCGGACGGCAACGAAGGGCCCGGCATAATCGTGATCGGCGAAGTGGTCTCGGCCGTTCCTAAAATGCAGTGGTTCCATCCCAATTTACAGGAAGAATTGGCCGGTGCCACGGAACAGGAAAGCGCTTTTGCCCTACTGAGCAGGCTGATGGAAGGGATCGCGGCATGA
- a CDS encoding histidine phosphatase family protein — protein MSGAQVFLIRHGDTGDALKGRFVGRNDVPLGPIGRRQAAALAGRPDLKSCREAFCSPMLRVRQTLAHSELDLACQQDANLREIDFGRWEGLSFAEISRDYPAEVDSWAGLESDFRFPGGEAYADFLHRIQKAAERIARTAASQTSPVAIFTHGGVIRALICHWLGLPAKHYLLFEIEPASVSAVRLFGDQGVLTGLNDLSHLREDRS, from the coding sequence ATGAGCGGCGCACAGGTCTTTCTAATCCGTCACGGCGATACGGGCGACGCGCTGAAGGGCCGATTCGTCGGCCGGAACGATGTCCCCCTGGGTCCCATCGGCCGGCGACAGGCTGCCGCCCTGGCAGGCCGTCCGGACTTAAAGAGCTGTCGGGAAGCCTTCTGCAGCCCCATGCTGCGGGTACGACAAACCCTCGCACATTCGGAGCTCGACCTGGCCTGTCAACAGGACGCAAATCTGCGGGAGATCGACTTTGGACGTTGGGAGGGGCTTTCCTTTGCGGAAATATCCCGAGATTATCCCGCCGAAGTCGACAGCTGGGCAGGTCTGGAGAGCGATTTTCGTTTCCCCGGAGGGGAAGCCTACGCCGATTTCTTGCACCGCATCCAAAAAGCAGCTGAGCGTATCGCCCGGACTGCCGCGTCGCAGACTTCGCCGGTTGCAATTTTCACCCACGGCGGCGTCATACGCGCCCTGATCTGCCATTGGCTCGGCCTGCCGGCCAAACATTACCTGTTGTTCGAAATTGAACCGGCTTCCGTTTCGGCGGTGCGCCTGTTCGGCGACCAAGGGGTACTTACAGGCCTTAATGATCTGAGCCATCTCAGGGAGGATCGGTCATGA
- the cobU gene encoding bifunctional adenosylcobinamide kinase/adenosylcobinamide-phosphate guanylyltransferase produces MSRLILITGGARSGKSAFAQQLAESLPGPHTYVATSPVTDPEMAERVRKHRLARENHDWQTLEEPLDLAGTLARTEDCPTVLVDCLTLWINNLMYRATNNRQPLTEEDVEEHCRAVIGAAHQHPGTVIFVTGEVGLGIVPENREARLFRDLLGRCNQSLAAAARQVTLVACGLPLHLKQENTP; encoded by the coding sequence ATGAGTCGCCTGATCCTGATCACCGGCGGTGCCCGCAGCGGCAAGAGCGCCTTTGCCCAACAATTGGCCGAAAGTTTACCCGGTCCCCACACCTATGTAGCGACCTCTCCGGTGACCGACCCCGAGATGGCCGAACGGGTCCGCAAGCACCGACTGGCGCGCGAAAATCACGATTGGCAAACGCTAGAAGAGCCGCTCGACCTGGCCGGCACCCTGGCTCGAACAGAGGATTGTCCGACCGTACTGGTCGACTGCCTGACCCTCTGGATTAACAACCTCATGTATCGGGCCACAAACAACCGTCAGCCCCTTACCGAAGAGGACGTTGAAGAGCATTGCCGGGCCGTTATCGGCGCCGCGCATCAGCATCCGGGCACCGTCATCTTCGTCACCGGCGAAGTCGGCCTGGGTATTGTCCCGGAAAATCGCGAAGCCCGTTTATTCCGTGATCTTCTCGGGCGCTGCAATCAGAGTCTGGCCGCCGCTGCCCGACAGGTCACCCTGGTGGCCTGCGGCCTGCCGTTGCATCTTAAACAGGAGAACACACCATGA